The sequence below is a genomic window from Pseudorasbora parva isolate DD20220531a chromosome 4, ASM2467924v1, whole genome shotgun sequence.
CTTATGTGTTATTATATTGTAATGCAACTCTATATGACATCACTCTACCAGCACATTACACATCAAGATtccttatttattcatattatttaCAGGACTTTGTCATAACTTTACTCTCAAAAACACTACCGTTCAATTGTTTGGGGTCGGTAGTGTTGTGGCAAAAATATGTTAACTCTATTGCAtttctgaataagagacaaacctTAGCCTATTTATACGCAGTAcgaaggctgcatttatttgatataatttattgtgatatattacaatttaaaataaagtttttctattttttatattttaaaattgaattTGTTCCTGCGATGGCAAAGCTTTTCAGGACATAATATCAGCACACGAAACatcttttgttattattattattattaatgtttttttgtttcattttatattcatCATAGAATCCTAAAAGTTTATTAAAGttcaaaagcatttatttgaaacataaatattttgtaacaagtCACTTTGACTTTTGCttaaaagtaataatttattttattttatttattgcgtTATGATTCCAAACTTTCGAAGAGTAATTACTAAACAAATCTCTAATTTTCTTTGGCCTAGGGACGAGATTCAGATGAAGTCATATAGCCGGACAAACGGGCAGCCGAAACCACCTTCCAACCACTCGTCCCCCTCTCATCCTGTCAGCGTGTCGACTCGCCCAGGTCAGGCATATTCCAGTGCTGGCTCTTCTCAGAGCCCCGCCCACAAGCCTGGAGGTGGGGTGAAGAAGGTGACGGGCGTCGGAGGGACCACTTACGAGATATCTGTGTGAGAGCGGCTGTTTTCACTGGTGTTGTCAAGAATAGAGCCAGGGACTCGTTTTCTTCACCATCATAGCAGAGAAAATCATGTGTGGCAGACTTTTGTTGATGCACATGGGAAAGTtctgaacatttttctaaattgaaATCAATGCTGACCAGCAGGTTTTGGTTGGATATGacgtggaggaggaggaggaagaggaggagcatTGGCGGTCATTCAAGCCGTGACATAATCTCTCACCAGTAAGGAGCTGGTATTGGTGTTTGACGGCTAAGGGACCGGATTGCCTTCAAAatgtttcagaaaaaaaaaagaagcttttttTATCTAGCATAAATGTGTAAATTGTTCTGTATAGAGAAAAAATGGtcactgttttgtttttttcacagagTGGAATTTGATTTTTACGAAAGGGGACCCGTGGCTTTCAGTAGCCATTTCAGACCACTGTGATTGGCATGCGACAATGTATCCAATCAGCACAAGTGAAGCAAACTGGTAGAAAAGAGAAACAAATGGactaatgcattatttaaaAGACAGCAGCCTTTTCAAATTGGTGTTTTCTGAGTAATGGCCTTGGAAATTCAAGgaagaaatgtttttatttaatttttttaaagtgttattttatatgaCTTTATAAATGGTTATTGATaagatcaaaatgtttttttcttcattttttttttttacaaaggctGATATTTGTTCTGTGTGGACTTAAATGGAGCTGGTGGCACTCTAGTGGCGAGAGATCAGTCAGAGGATTGCTCGTAGCATCAAAATGCATTTGACACTGCAATCTGTGGGATATATTTTTCCAATTTTTTCCCTGTAAAAATTGATTGTCTGCCTCTTGGtatgaatcttttttttatttttatgttttattaatacatGGGAGGCAAATCTCACTGGTGGCCTTAACTAGCCAGCCATGTAGGATTTAAAGCTTTCTGCTCACGATGCCACAGAACGCTGGGTAACCATATCAGTGTCTTCTGATTGGAGGGCAATCAGATGAAGCTAGCTgtcattatgaatcagtgaaagccttttatttttaataatttaattcttGCCTATTACATTCAAAAAGATTGTGACATTTCAATCAGCGTTTGTCTTGTCAGGTGTATCGATCAACATTTAGATCAGGGCTGGCCAATCAGGGGACAGAAGGTATTTTCTGGCTGATACAAAAGCCAATGAATACACTTTTAGGAATATTTTGGATCAAAAGATGGACTGAGGGAAAAGAACGTGTACTGTATAGTTCAGTGTGAGTGAGCATGGTTGtgaatatgtgtgtgcgtgcgtgcgtgcgtgcgtgagcaTTGGTAATAAACTCTTTATAAATCAGTTGTGCCTTTGGCTTTAATTCACCCTTCGTGCATTGCTGTTTTAATACATAAACTTTGGAAATGTACACACCATTAATGTCcttggatgttttttttctgtccaGTCTCAAATTTGTTAGTGCACAATTATCATCGCACACCTGTAGATAATAGATAGGTGTGTAGGACGAAGGATACCCAGATCCAAAAATCTCAACAAACAAACCATATGAAATCCTGAACACTATTAATACTTGCAAAAATCAGAACATTTTTATTAGCAACATTTCGGTCTCATGACCTTCAtgaggcatatatatatatatatgtactcaaaatccatgacatttaaaaaagataacatgaccaatcagagcagagaacCATTAATTAGTAAATCACACTCAAAAAGTCTCAAATCTGTGAAATCAATGTAGTCATGGTCTACACATTTTTGGGCACCTCATTACCTTGTTAAAGCATTTGGTTGGGGGCACACAATGGTTGTAGCTAAAAATACTGTGCTCTTATTTGTGTTGTGAATCTTAACTGACagaaatttctttttttacggTGAGATATACTATACCAAATATAGACAGAGGTCTCAAAAATACAAGTTCAAAATGAGGACAAGGTTTTTGGACATTTTCAGGTTGTGAAACGTCCCATTAAAATGACGAATCACATGCATTGTAGTATTATTTGTTTGCAGATGCAGcttttatgtatatttttggTATGAGAATGCCATTGCAATGTTTAAATTGCATCTCAAATTGAGTGATTTAGAAGTGCGTGGTTCAGCTTTTGGATACATTGTCCAAACATCCTGGTTGTTTTGTCAAGTCTGAATTTGAAGAAACTGAATCAAATTTACAAGCTACACAAAACAGGATGTGAAGAACAAAGTGTTTTATTGGAATGGCAAAACAAAAACTTTCCATTCACAATCACTCAGTCATCTTTCAAGCATCAATTAATTAAAGATTAATGAAAATAAGGAAATGTTTATTCAATAGGGCACCGAAACAATATTGCTCCTTTTTGTAAGGAAATTGACAACAAACTGAAAATACCGTTTCCAACAGTGACAGCAATGACTGGAAAAGGTTTAAACATTAAGTCTGCCTGCAGCTTtcttcagtgcctcagttaataataacaaaaaaaatgttaaaagctTTAATTCAgcacaaataaaaattaatacaaaCTTATATAACATTTAAGACTTTTAACAGCAGTATTCAGTCTGAAAATAAGTGTAACTGAGTCTCAATGTAAAAGGTAACCACATTTTGCTGAATATTATCTTGAGATCTCACTGttagtttttgtaatttgtaaaATGACAAGCTGTTTGCACAAAACACCCTCCCTTTAGATCCGTCTAGTAGTACCAACGTCTCAaaagtagtaaaaaaaaaaatactataagaATACTAGGAGTGACAAAGGAATGGGAGGACTaacaatacagtaaaaaaaaaaaccgagATATAGTTTGTTCCCCAATAGTGATGCAAATGCAACACATAATAACCCCTTACTAATGATCACTTCATAATTATCAACCATATTAGAGGTAGAAGTCCAATGTTTAATTATGATGAACTCGATTAAAATAACACAGCTGACAGAGATCGAATATCAATGTCCCAAATGATGTGGACGTCTGTGTATACTGTGTCCAGTACAATCTATGATTATTACATTTCAATAATGTATATTAGATTTACTATATTATTGGACTGATTTTGCAATTAACTAATATGTtatacaaaagaaaaaaacaacaatcatTCTGCTTATAACTACatacaaactctctctctctctctgcgcaTAATGAACATTAGCACAATCTGGTCCAGTCCCATAGTGATTGACGGTGCTCTTCAGCAATGTGCACTTTCTACTTGTCCTTCTTGCTTTCTGTGTCCATCGCAGTGATGGTCTCAGCCTCCGGTTCCTCCTCTTCAGGCACAGGGGAGAACACCGATTCATTGGGCCTTTCGGATTTCTCTCCTTTGGTCTTGCCAAGCTTCTTGTACTTCTGATACAACTCATTGAGGTTAAACTCTCGGATTATGTTTTCCTgggaataaacaaaaaaaaaaactagtcaCACCACATTTCTCTGTGTTGTATAGAAAGCATATTGTCTGTCTATCACCAGACCGAGCTCcatcttttaagattgaacatacTGAACAACGCCACGTACAGTCACATCACACGTTACTGGTAGAGTTTTACTCTCTGAAAACTATAGTTATTCACAATCAAgaaagttcattatttgcatATGTTTAAAGCCTTGCTGGTTAAACATTAAACGCCTGTCAAATGCCTAGAAAGAAGAGACCCTCTGCCGTtaaacaaataattatttttttaaagttattctagcttcataagtttttttttaatcaacaattaaatgttgccaagtttcataaaaaataataataataataataataataataaagacaacattttaagtaaaattctaatttttcattttattaaggTCAAAGACCATATCCAGACTGTAatcagaacgatgatcaaaacagatggagtagatcaagTCCACCAAAGCCTCACCTCATTCTGTTTCGAAATATGACTGTTAGACTgtaagttatgaataagctgttCCAAAACAGTACACAGTAATAAGATGTTCCAAAACAGTGTcaacatttgcatttaggagattaaTGCAAgtttacagtctctcacttccgttaaaacaaatctcagattttgatgacatcaaaCCTTCTTAaccttctcgtcaaatcttttgtccaatcaaaatgctctctagaatctaaagcccgccccctacactgatGAAGCTGCTGCTGAAATTGGTCAGTTGTTAAcaaacatttactaatttctacatgattaaaggcacatagcacactatatatgtgataggaaacgatttcagtgtaaatatgctttcatttgaggagAATGAAGTCGGTTTTCatgttagtttcacgcaccgcagcagTGCACGAACACACACCAACGGccctggtctaaatttagactacagacacgagagcacagcgcggatcatatgcgcaagacggcgcagacaacaaacatatcgacccatttgaattctgcacagaatgctgcattttaaagcgatatggagattatgatgataaacagtgttagaggaaactggctttaccaaaccgaaaggtccgctctagtcaaacagtatattaacaaaacactattggctgtttcaaaaaaggggaggagctgctaacagctggagccgtttcaggggaaatcacatcaacacattgaataatgcggcgcattccaaagcacttcagtgggcctttaatgtTGTTGATTGTGTAATTTAACATATGCTATCActtgtttgcatgttttttattttatttttattcacaatttaatACATATTCCACACATTTCTTCGCATTTGTTTAGATTTGTTCAATAGACTATCATTCAATAGACAGCTTCTGTTTCACACTTAAAGGTTCAATGTGTAAATCTTATTGGCATCTAGCAGGGAGGTTGCGCATTGCTACTGGACAACTTAGGGCTACTATAGAAACATGGCGGTGGAAAATGGTGATTTCACCGTGTGGGGACCTGTGGTGTATATAGAAATGACTCATTCTAAGGTCATACAAACATaatggttcattatgtaaggtctttatacaccctTGAAAGCAAAGTTATGTATAAGATactgcatttctgtcaatagatcctcccTAATATTACACACTAGACCTTTAAGCCTCACCTCTGTAAAAGTCCAAGACACTGCACGTCCCTTCTTGTCCACCTGAGGGCGCCTCATAACTTCCTTTCCCCCCTGGAAGAGCACCAGAGAGGGCAGCTGCTTTGAGAGAGGAGAAGTGCTAACCCTGTACCTGAGGGGGGACAAAAAGAAACACAGGATATTGTCACAGTCTGTGTACCAGAGCATGACGAGAAACAAGTGAGACACAACAGGGAAACTTACTTCTTGGATACTTCACTGTAACGACCGATGTCCACTTTGCCAAATTTGAGCCCAGCACAGTTATACCTGAGtgagaaagaaattaataactTTCATTCATAATACTTAAATTCACAGTAACAGtaactattggtcaaaagtttggggtaagatttaaaaaaaaaaatgcattttaaaagaagtctcagtcacattttgaaatattattacaatgtcaaaaaattcttctctattttaatatattttaaaatgtaatttatttctgggatggcaaagctgaattactccagtcttcagttacATGAAAATCATTCCAATATTCTGATTTGTAGCTGaaaaacatttcttcttatttgaaaatggttgtgttgcttaatattATGTGGAAACTATTCAgcattttttgatgaatagaaagttcaaaagaacaacatttatttgaaataaaagctTTAGTTACAttacaaatgtctttactgtcactttttatctatttaatgcatccttgagcCTCAATAAATGTAAGAATTTCGTAAAAGACCatacaaacttttgaatggtggcGTATCAAGAGCAATGTTCTTACTTCAAAGACAGATCAGCATAGACGGAGGCGAAAGACTGACATTCCGGTGACCAGTTAGCAAAAAACTCAACAATCCAGGTCACTCTGTGGTCCTTCTCCAACTCCTCCTAAAGACAAAAGAAAAGTAAACATCTATACTCACTAGCAGAAACCGAACCGTTTCAAACTACACGTATTTGCACACTATATCCCCCAGGCTCGGTTAAAGTTCAACTATGAATGGGGCTGAAATTTGAGCTTATAGACCAACAttaacattgggttaaaacacacTTCGAATTTGGATTTAAACACCCAATGGCTTATGTGCAAAGACTATTGGGCTGCAATGGTAATAAACATTTATGGGCTTTGAACTCCTCTAACTAATAACTCTAACTTTTAAGTTcctattgggtaggattaatcggattgttcacccaaaaattaattaTTCAAATTAATTCTACTGCAGCCAATGCTGTTGATGTGAGAATattaatacactgtatttaCAACATAAACTGCGTAGGACACATTCTAGAActaaattgttgaataaagttattatttttgcacacaaaaaaagtattctcattgcttcataaaattaaggttgaaccaccgAAGTCACATGGACAaggatttggaacaacatgaaggtgagtaattaatgacagaattttcattcgggtgaactaacccttttaaggAATgcagaatatggtcatgcaaaTAATTGGcaataatatgtgctttataagtactaataaacaaccAATATCATAGTACTATGCAAGCTAATATGTAACTAGTTATTAGCGAGacctgaaccctaaaataaagtgtcaccttaatgttatattaaaataatcccTAAATACTCTAAATTTAAAATGCTTAACATAAATACAAGATGTCTTTCCCCCCTCAAtaactattatttttttattgaagaaTATGCCATTCTTAACACTTCTGGCATCACAAAATGAATTCTGGTAAATTCATTTAATAAATCAGTACTCCCAAGTTTCTGTTAATACACTTTGAAAACAAGCTGCTTtgtcttaaaggaactgtatgtaagaaatgtattgcagttaatcataaaatggccctgatatgtcactagacattaagaaatcatgttaatttcaaatacttctaacactaacaacagtagtccggccaggatattgtcatttaaaagttgttgttgcagccctcaactgatgttgacatgttgtgttttggcc
It includes:
- the tmx2b gene encoding thioredoxin-related transmembrane protein 2-B, with translation MALLTPLFAFLYHLPQVYKWLLKPYYIASLFMSCAFLLIRKTPGICEHLSTQREDGNSCDFDWREVEILMFLSAIVMMKNRRAITVEQHVGNIILFSKVANVILFFRLDIRLGLLYLTLCIVFLMICKPPLYMGPEYIKYFNDKTIDEELEKDHRVTWIVEFFANWSPECQSFASVYADLSLKYNCAGLKFGKVDIGRYSEVSKKYRVSTSPLSKQLPSLVLFQGGKEVMRRPQVDKKGRAVSWTFTEENIIREFNLNELYQKYKKLGKTKGEKSERPNESVFSPVPEEEEPEAETITAMDTESKKDK